The proteins below come from a single Tissierella sp. MB52-C2 genomic window:
- a CDS encoding radical SAM/SPASM domain-containing protein, with amino-acid sequence MKKFKKVYIEITNVCNLQCEFCPKTNRDKRFMTIDEFSYILDEVKDFTDYLYFHVKGEPLLHPHIDEFLEISYDKGFKVNITTNGTLLSKVGDKLLNKLALRQINISLHSFDGNNEMENKDSYLDNIFNFIKSARDNKGLIIALRLWNLTDDNLINKKANKNKEILDRIQSEFNLPFKVEDTINPQRGLKIEDRIYLNQDSEFIWPDLNNEDFGKEGYCYGLRNQMGVLVDGTVIPCCLDGEGKISLGNIYNNSLKQVLSSNRARDIYEGFSKRLVVEEMCRKCGYRRRFNL; translated from the coding sequence ATGAAAAAATTTAAAAAGGTATATATAGAAATAACCAACGTATGTAATCTACAGTGTGAGTTTTGCCCTAAGACTAATAGGGATAAGAGATTTATGACAATAGATGAATTCTCTTATATACTTGATGAAGTTAAAGATTTTACAGACTATCTATATTTTCATGTGAAGGGAGAGCCTTTATTGCATCCCCATATAGATGAATTTCTGGAAATATCTTATGATAAAGGATTTAAAGTCAATATAACTACTAATGGAACTTTGCTTTCAAAGGTAGGAGATAAATTACTAAATAAACTAGCCCTTAGACAGATAAATATTTCATTACATAGTTTTGATGGAAATAATGAGATGGAAAATAAGGATAGTTATTTAGATAATATATTTAACTTTATTAAATCTGCTAGAGACAATAAGGGATTGATAATAGCTTTAAGGCTTTGGAATTTAACAGATGATAATTTAATTAATAAAAAGGCAAATAAAAATAAAGAAATATTAGATAGAATTCAATCTGAATTTAATCTTCCTTTTAAAGTGGAAGATACAATAAATCCTCAAAGGGGATTAAAAATAGAAGATAGAATATATTTGAACCAAGATTCTGAATTTATATGGCCAGATTTAAATAATGAAGACTTTGGCAAGGAAGGATATTGTTATGGTTTAAGAAACCAAATGGGGGTTTTAGTAGATGGAACTGTAATTCCTTGTTGTTTAGATGGGGAAGGAAAAATATCTTTGGGAAATATTTATAATAACTCATTGAAACAAGTTTTATCTAGTAACAGGGCTAGAGATATATATGAGGGGTTTTCTAAAAGATTAGTTGTAGAAGAAATGTGTAGAAAATGTGGTTATCGAAGAAGATTTAATTTATGA